GGTGGCCTGGATAGTGTCGCCGACTTCGATGTGCTGGCGAAGATGGTTGGATACCTCACCATCGGTTTCCACCGCGATGCGGTACTGGGTCGCGTCACCGCCGATGATGGAGTATTGGCGAAGCTGGCGGGCGCCATCGGCAAGCTTGACGCCAATGGAGGTGTACTGGCCCGGCTGCGGCTCCGTAAAGTCGCCCACCAAGACGTACTCGGTTACGCGTTCGGTGAGCACATTCTTTGCAATAACCTTGGCATCGCGGAACACATCACCATTCTCCACGCCGTCTGATGCATAAAGCACCTTCTCGTGCTCAATGAGAACCTCAGCCATAATCCAGTAGACCGCGGACCATGCCTCGGCGACCTTTGGGGTGACGGCCTCGCCGAGCACCTCAGCCACGGCGGGCAAAAGGTTATCGTGCACAACCTGGTATTGGTCTTCCGTGATACCGAGGGACACGTGCTTGTGAGCGATGCGGTTGAGTAAGTCAACCGGGTCGGGTGCATTTTCGTCTACAAGCATGGTCGCAAAGGTAGCGATAGACGCAGCCAGCGCCTTCTGCTGCTCACCAGACTTCTGATTGCCGCGGTTGAACGTATCCCGCAAAAGCTCCGGATGGGCGCTGAACATCTTGCCGTAGAAGGTGTGCGCGATGGTCTCAATCTGCTCACCGACCGCCGGAAGGGTTGCGATGATGATCTGCTCGTGTTCCGGGGATAGACGCTTGGCCTTGGTATCGGGCTTAGAGGTGACGAACATGAAACTCCTTGACTCGTGGGGATATCGAATAAACCC
This region of Corynebacterium casei LMG S-19264 genomic DNA includes:
- a CDS encoding globin domain-containing protein, with the protein product MFVTSKPDTKAKRLSPEHEQIIIATLPAVGEQIETIAHTFYGKMFSAHPELLRDTFNRGNQKSGEQQKALAASIATFATMLVDENAPDPVDLLNRIAHKHVSLGITEDQYQVVHDNLLPAVAEVLGEAVTPKVAEAWSAVYWIMAEVLIEHEKVLYASDGVENGDVFRDAKVIAKNVLTERVTEYVLVGDFTEPQPGQYTSIGVKLADGARQLRQYSIIGGDATQYRIAVETDGEVSNHLRQHIEVGDTIQATLAAGELVLQASERPAVLISSGIGSTPMVGMLAHLAQNNANREVLYLHADDSAETWAQEGHIRALAGQLDNCQLVAAQRSAGELLDVTAHNLVGADVYICGGNNFLQAIRSNIDSLDDAAKPSSVSFELFSPNDWLIR